The stretch of DNA AGGACACAAACAGCCTGTTTGCAAGGCCTTCAAAGCCCTTAGCATTTCTTTTATTGATCTACCAACATTGTCATCTGAAACATTTATCCACTTAACAACAAAATCTGGAGAGATTATAAAGGAAGCCCTAAAAGCAGCACCTGTTTGCTCATTTAAAACTCCAAAAGTTCTTGAGAAATTGTGGTTGGTATCTGCTAAAACATAATATTTTGCTGATTTTATTCTCTCGTCGCTTTCAAACCATGCTTTGTGGCACCATTCACTATCT from bacterium HR34 encodes:
- the ahpC gene encoding Alkyl hydroperoxide reductase subunit C; amino-acid sequence: MIQVSSKVPEFFKIPYYKEGKIGQLSLENFKGKWIALVFYPRDFTFVCPTELSELAKLQGEFYKANCEVFACSTDSEWCHKAWFESDERIKSAKYYVLADTNHNFSRTFGVLNEQTGAAFRASFIISPDFVVKWINVSDDNVGRSIKEMLRALKALQTGCLCPADWQPGQETLKI